The genomic interval TCTCTTACCACCCACAAGATTTATTTTTTCATATCCACGGACAATTAGACCAAAAATATCTGGTTCAAGATGTTTTTCTGGGGTTTGGAACAATAAAGACGATTTCAAATAAGCAGTTCATGCCAAGTTTAGGTTATGATTTAGGATATAAATGGAAGTTTGGAAATTGGTTTTCCGCTACTCCATTCATTCGCTTAGCTTATTACAATTTGAATGTCAAAATCCCCTCAAAACATCCGTTTATTCACACCGCCGAATGTTTTCTAGCAGCTAGGTTTACAGTCGGAAAAAAGAACCAGCTTGCACTCGGGGGAGGAATCGGACCAGCGATTGAATGGAAATACGATTCTTATTATCAAAGACGACAGCATTTTTTGATGTGGAATTATTTTGCTGAAATAACCTACTATTATGTGTTTTAAAGGGATGTTTACTTTTATTTTTCTGCTGTTGTTTTCAACAGCATGCAGAAAATCTGAAAATCGTTTTCCAGACACGAAAATTGGTGGTCATGCTTGTGCAGGCCTATCTGTTTCAAACAATAATTATCACGACAATAGTTTGGAAGCGTATAAATATGCCCGGAGTTTTGAAGGGGTAGAGGTAATAGAAGTCGATGTACAGCTTTCAAAAAATGGAACACTTTGGCTTTTTCATGACAGGGAATTAAGTGATCAATCTTCTGGTACTGGAGCTGTAGCCCAAGTGGAAGATTCTTATTTGTCTACACTCAAATACCGTTCATTGGAAAAAGAAAAGTTAATTCGTTTGGAAGATCTGCCTGCTGATTTGAAAGGATTGACCCTGCAGCTTGATTTGAAAGAATCGGATGGTACAACTTCTGGATTTATAGATTCAACAACATTGTTACAGGCTTTAATTCAAGCACAAAGTTATTTTTCAAACGGAAATCTTGAAATAATTAGCAATAGTGGAAGATTTGTTCCAACGATGAAGAGCCTGGGGTTTACGGTTTACTTAGACGCGATTAATGCAGCTTATTTTTTCAATCATCCAATGAATACTTATGCGGATGGTGCCTCTTTTAGGAATTCGGAAATTACCGATTCAGATGTGAATTCTATTAAATTTGCAGGAAAGAAAGTCATCATTTACGATGTTCGTTCTGCAACAGGAATTGTATCTGCTTTTGAGAAAAAACCAACTGTTTTATTGACAGATGATATTAAAGCAACGCTAATTGAAAAGTACAAATGAGTAAGAATAAAAAAGAAAAATTAAACGTAGTTTATTCAACGAATCCAAATTTCTCTTATGAATTTGAAGAGGAAGAAACACCCGAAACGCTTGATCCAAAGAATCAATTGTTATATGTTTTACTGGATAAAAAACAGCGAGCAGGTAAAGAGGTAACACTGATTGAAGGTTTTATTGGGTCGGATGAAGATTTGAAGGACTTAGGTAAATTATTGAAATCGAAGTGTGGAGTAGGTGGAACTGCCAAAGATGGTGAAATTGTTATTCAAGGATCATTTCGAGATAAAGTAATTGAGTTGCTAACAAAAGAGGGGTATAAAACCAAAAGGAAAGGAGGTTAAATGGAATTTAGATGCCGGATTTACTGTTCAAAAATTTATAACCAATAACCAACCCTATGAAAAAGTAAATATCTTCCGACATCTAAAATTCCAAATATTTTATCCTAAAAAAAATGAAATGTTCTTTTGAATGAATCAAAAATACATTTATTTTTTTTGATTCAACTTATTTTTTTTTAAAATATCCACTTTATTGATTTAACCGTAAAAAATTGATTGCTAATTGTTTCGAACAACTAGATTTGATGTGTAAAACGATTTAGTTTTGAATCATTATTTGAAATAAATAGTGGCAATATAAATCCTTTTACTAAATTTGTGTTGATGGAAAAGCAAGTCATTTTAGACGAACAGCAGGTTCAATTAACAATGAACCGTCTTGCTTATCAATTAATCGAAAATCATGACGATTTCTCAAATACTGTGCTGATTGGCTTACAACCAAGAGGTGTTTTTGTGCTTGAGCGTCTGAAAGAAATTTTAGAGAGCATTCGTCAAGAAAAAGTAACCTGTGGTCAATTAGACATTACTTTTTACAGAGATGATTTTCGAAGACGCGAAAAGCCACTCATTCCCAATGTTACCAATATTGATTTTACGATTGAAGGAAAAAATGTAGTCTTAGTTGACGATGTTTTGTATACAGGTAGAACCATTCGATCGGGCTTAGATGCTTTGATGGCTTTTGGAAGACCGCTTCGCGTAGAATTGATGGTATTAATCGATAGAAGGTTTCAACGCGATTTACCCATTCAGGCAGATTACGTTGGAAAAGCTGTTGATACATTGGATTCTGAAAGAGTTACTGTGGAATGGAAGGATAGTGAAGGAATGGATAAAATTGTATTGTATACACCCGAATAATGGAGCATTTAAGTGTTGATCATTTAGTTGGAATTCGAGACTTGACTCGTCAGGATATCGAATTAATCTTTAAAACTGCTGATAGTTTTAAAGAAGTTATTAATAGACCGATCAAGAAAGTTCCATCGCTTAGAGATATTACGATTGCCAATCTGTTTTTTGAAAATTCAACAAGAACCCGTTTGTCTTTTGAGTTAGCAGAAAAACGTTTATCTGCAGATGTTGTCAACTTTTCAGCGAGTTCAAGCTCTGTAAAAAAGGGTGAAACGTTGATTGATACCGTAAATAATATTCTTTCCATGAAAGTGGATATGGTTGTTATGAGACATCCAAATCCGGGTGCTGCAAAGTTTCTTTCCGAACGAACAAATACACGTGTTATCAATGCTGGAGACGGAACGCATGAACATCCAACTCAAGGATTGTTAGATGCATTTTCCATTCGTGAACGACTTGGATCTGTTGAAGGTAAAAAAGTGGTAATTGTTGGTGATATTCTTCATTCTCGAGTTGCATTGTCAAACATTTACACACTTCAAAAGTTAGGTGCTGAAGTAATGGTTTGTGGACCAACAACCTTGATTCCGAAATACATTCATACACTCGGAATAAAAGTGGAACATAATCTTAGAAGAGCACTTGAATGGTGCGATGTGGCAAACATGCTTCGAATTCAATTGGAAAGACAAGATATTCAATACTTCCCAAGTTTGAGAGAATATTCTATGCAATATGGTCTGAATAAAGAGATTTTGGATAGTCTAGGGAAAGAAATCATCGTCATGCATCCAGGTCCTATTAATAGAGGTGTGGAAATTACTTCTGATGTAGCAGATTCTAGTCAATCAATTATTCTTCAGCAAGTTGAGAACGGAGTGGCTATCCGAATGGCAGTTATTTATTTGCTCGCAGCTAAAATTGGTCGTTAAAAACTCACGTACTTTAAAGTCTTTAAACCGAATATTTTGTTACATTTGATAAACACAGTGGCAACATGAACTTTATTATTGCGCAAGATTCTAACTTTACGGTCATCCAATCTTCTATTGAAAAATTGGATGCTTCCAATGCTTCAGATTTGAAAAGTGAATTGCTTCTATTGAATAAATCGGGAGTGAATTCCATTATTTTGGATCTTTCTAAAACAAGATATTGTGATTCTTCAGGTTTATCTGCCATTTTAACTGCAAACAGATTGTGTAAAGACACCAATGGAAAATTCATTTTATGTGGGTTACAAGAAAATGTAGCCAAAATGATTCGAATTGCTCAGCTGGATAAAGTATTAAGTATTTCAGAAACAATTACCGAAGCGAAATCTGTATTGATTTAAACAATGAATTTTGAAGTTACTATATTAGGTTCAGGAGCAGCATTGCCAACTTCAAATCGAAATCCTACTGCACAATACGTATCTTGCAACGATCGACACATTCTAATCGATTGTGGAGAAGGGACACAGGTTCAACTGCGTAAATATCATGTGCACATTCAGAAAATCAATCACATCTTAATTTCTCATCTCCACGGAGATCATTTTTTCGGACTTGTTGGCTTCTTAAGTTCCATGCATTTATTGGGGAGAGATAAAGGGCTCACTATTTATGGTCCAGAAGAATTGGAGCAAATTATTCGCTTACAACTTGAAGTAGGAGGAGCACGATTGGGTTTCGAGTTGAATTTTGTAGCTTTAAATGGAAAAGAAAACCGCCTACTTTTTGAAGATAAAATCATTGAAATTTGGACTTTTCCATTGAGTCATCGTATTCCCACAAATGGTTTTTTGATTAAAGAGAAGCCGCGAGATCGAAAATTGAATGCCGAATTGTTTGAAGAAGCTGGACTTTCATTAACGCTTATTCCGAAACTCAAACAAGGAATCGATGTCGAATTGGATTCCGGAGAAGTTATTTATGCTGATGAATACACGTATCCAGCAAAACCAAGTAGGTCTTACGGTTATTGCTCAGACACCATTTACGATGAACGAATTGTTGCATATGTCAAACACGTAAATTTGTTATATCACGAAGCAACTTTCTTGGATGATAAATTAGACCGCGCAAAACAGACATTTCATTCAACGGCTTCCCAGGCAGCAAGTATTGCAAAGCAAGCAGAAGTCGGTAAATTGCTTCTAGGTCATCTAAGCGCCCGCTATGACAATAGTTTGAAGCATTTCGAAGAAGCATCTGCAGTTTTTAAAAATGTACGAGTTGTTGAGGACGGGGAAACCTACTTGATTTAAGTTAAAAGTATTTCGAGTTTGCTCTAACTTTCATGTCTTGTCGTCCCGATGGTTATCGGGATTCCGCTTGTATTCTCGATACTACTTCGCACTCGAATTGACAAGCGGAAGTATCGAGACCGACATGAAGTTTAATTTCCTCCAGAAATAATCCTCCTCAAATAATTAATTTGTCCCAAATGATATCCCAAATGACTGGCTAATTTCGCAATCATATGATTGGTGGTCATGGAATAACCGAATGTTTCATAAGGATAGCTTTTATCTAGCTGTTCTTGTGTGAGTGAACCCAACACTTTTTCCAGCATTTTGGAAGTCTTTTCGAGTTCGGAGATCAATTCTACTTTAGAGAAATAGCGATTTGAAAATTCGGTATCTCGATTTCTGACGTAACCGGTTTCACCCAGTGTCGCACCGATAAAATGATTCAGGTTTCCAATCAGATGTTGTGTCAGATTCCCAATTGAATTCGCAATTCCTGGTGGAACTTGCCACAAAAGTGTGTCTTCATCACAAAGCGCTAATTCTTTCGCTAAGGAATCCAGATCTTTTGTAAAACAACGTGCAAACTCGTGATTCATAGCAATCAATAAGTCAAATGGCGCTCTTTTTTGTCTTGGTAAACATCTTCAATCGTTACTAAGATTCCTGTTTCTTCGACATTTCCAAACTCTGGGTTGACTGCCGTTCCGAACGTTTTCATAGTAGGGGAAAGATGCATGTATATATTTACCAATGGAGGAACATTCTCTCCATGTTGTCTCACAAAGGTGTTTAGTACCTTAAATCCATCTTTGAAATCCAATCCTTTGAGTTGTTCTTCTACAAAAGTGGAATCATATTCAGTTTTTAGGGGATGATAAGGAACCATCAAATTTTCAGTATCCGGAAAGTAATGATGCATGAAATGAAGTAAAAAATCACGCGCTTCTCTGTTGTAATTGGGATACATGGTTACTTTACCAAAGAAATATTTGAGATTTGGGTAACCAATTGCCAATGCACCCAGTCCGTCCCAGATATTATCCAATGCAAATAGTCCTTTTCTTGGATTCTGTGCTGGTTGATAATTGGGTTGTACCCAACTTCGTCCTAATTCACAAGTTGTGGGCAAGTAATCGTTGATAAAACGTTCCGTAAAATCAAAATAATGAGTGGTGGATAAATGAATTTCTCCGTTTTCGTCAATGGCATCTTTACATAAAATAAAGCGATAGCCTCCAATAATTTCTTCTTCTTCTGGGTCCCAAACAATCAACTGACTGTAGCAAATTTCCTGAGTATCTAATTCATCCAAATCGAGTTCTTCCCCAGTTCCACCACCAGCATGGCGAAAAGTAACTTCTCGTAAACGTCCAATTTCTCGCACCACATTTGGTGCATTGTGAATGGTAACAATGTAAATTTCATTATCGCCTTTGCGTGTAGTTCTAGCAATACCAACTTGGGCTAACTCTTGCTTCAGAATTTCTTTGTCAACTGCAGGAATTATGGGTTTCATAGTCTATTTTTTCAATGAGTAGACCGTATTCCGGAACCATTCGGCCCATTCTACGTCTGATGTTTTAGTATCTAATGTTTTTGCTTCAATTGGTTCACCAACAGTGAATTGAATGTGTTTCCCTTTTTGGCGAAACATTTCATCTGCTAAATAAAGCATTTCGATGTTCGCTTTAATTCCAATGAATTTACGAAAATTTGCCAAACGGTAGAAAAAATTTGATAATTCTCCATCAATGTGAATAGGAATAATTAGTTGGTCATTTTGTCTGGCTTGCTTCACAAATGCTTTTTTCCAATCCAAATCTTTTACAACTCCTTTGCTTTTTCTACTCACAAGTCCTGCTGGAAATACACACACCAATTGCTCTGATGAGAACAAACTATTTACTTGAAGTAAAGAACTACTTTTCGTTTTACCATGTTTATTGATTCCTACGAAAATATCTTTTAGGGGCTCTAAATTTAGAAGTAAATCATTGACAATGAATTTGATATCTGTTCTGTGATCTCTTAAACCATCGACCAATGCCATCGCATCCATTCCTCCGAGTGGGTGATTCATTACGATTACGCATTTTCCTGATTTCGGGATTTTATCAATTCCTGAAATAGAGTAGGTAACGCCAAGGTGTTCAAGTACTTCTTTACAAAAATCTTGGTTTTTCGAATCGTGTGTATTTAAGAAGTTATTGATTTCTTTTTGATGGAGAATCCGTTCTACATAGCGAATAATAAAACCAGGAATCCATTTAATCAACCTCGGATTCTTACTTCCAATTAAGCGTTTTACATTGATGAAATCTTCGTGTT from Fluviicola taffensis DSM 16823 carries:
- a CDS encoding STAS domain-containing protein: MNFIIAQDSNFTVIQSSIEKLDASNASDLKSELLLLNKSGVNSIILDLSKTRYCDSSGLSAILTANRLCKDTNGKFILCGLQENVAKMIRIAQLDKVLSISETITEAKSVLI
- a CDS encoding aspartate carbamoyltransferase catalytic subunit; translated protein: MEHLSVDHLVGIRDLTRQDIELIFKTADSFKEVINRPIKKVPSLRDITIANLFFENSTRTRLSFELAEKRLSADVVNFSASSSSVKKGETLIDTVNNILSMKVDMVVMRHPNPGAAKFLSERTNTRVINAGDGTHEHPTQGLLDAFSIRERLGSVEGKKVVIVGDILHSRVALSNIYTLQKLGAEVMVCGPTTLIPKYIHTLGIKVEHNLRRALEWCDVANMLRIQLERQDIQYFPSLREYSMQYGLNKEILDSLGKEIIVMHPGPINRGVEITSDVADSSQSIILQQVENGVAIRMAVIYLLAAKIGR
- a CDS encoding 1-acyl-sn-glycerol-3-phosphate acyltransferase, giving the protein MKQHEDFINVKRLIGSKNPRLIKWIPGFIIRYVERILHQKEINNFLNTHDSKNQDFCKEVLEHLGVTYSISGIDKIPKSGKCVIVMNHPLGGMDAMALVDGLRDHRTDIKFIVNDLLLNLEPLKDIFVGINKHGKTKSSSLLQVNSLFSSEQLVCVFPAGLVSRKSKGVVKDLDWKKAFVKQARQNDQLIIPIHIDGELSNFFYRLANFRKFIGIKANIEMLYLADEMFRQKGKHIQFTVGEPIEAKTLDTKTSDVEWAEWFRNTVYSLKK
- a CDS encoding ribonuclease Z, which translates into the protein MNFEVTILGSGAALPTSNRNPTAQYVSCNDRHILIDCGEGTQVQLRKYHVHIQKINHILISHLHGDHFFGLVGFLSSMHLLGRDKGLTIYGPEELEQIIRLQLEVGGARLGFELNFVALNGKENRLLFEDKIIEIWTFPLSHRIPTNGFLIKEKPRDRKLNAELFEEAGLSLTLIPKLKQGIDVELDSGEVIYADEYTYPAKPSRSYGYCSDTIYDERIVAYVKHVNLLYHEATFLDDKLDRAKQTFHSTASQAASIAKQAEVGKLLLGHLSARYDNSLKHFEEASAVFKNVRVVEDGETYLI
- the pyrR gene encoding bifunctional pyr operon transcriptional regulator/uracil phosphoribosyltransferase PyrR, translated to MEKQVILDEQQVQLTMNRLAYQLIENHDDFSNTVLIGLQPRGVFVLERLKEILESIRQEKVTCGQLDITFYRDDFRRREKPLIPNVTNIDFTIEGKNVVLVDDVLYTGRTIRSGLDALMAFGRPLRVELMVLIDRRFQRDLPIQADYVGKAVDTLDSERVTVEWKDSEGMDKIVLYTPE
- a CDS encoding translation initiation factor codes for the protein MSKNKKEKLNVVYSTNPNFSYEFEEEETPETLDPKNQLLYVLLDKKQRAGKEVTLIEGFIGSDEDLKDLGKLLKSKCGVGGTAKDGEIVIQGSFRDKVIELLTKEGYKTKRKGG
- a CDS encoding GNAT family N-acetyltransferase; amino-acid sequence: MKPIIPAVDKEILKQELAQVGIARTTRKGDNEIYIVTIHNAPNVVREIGRLREVTFRHAGGGTGEELDLDELDTQEICYSQLIVWDPEEEEIIGGYRFILCKDAIDENGEIHLSTTHYFDFTERFINDYLPTTCELGRSWVQPNYQPAQNPRKGLFALDNIWDGLGALAIGYPNLKYFFGKVTMYPNYNREARDFLLHFMHHYFPDTENLMVPYHPLKTEYDSTFVEEQLKGLDFKDGFKVLNTFVRQHGENVPPLVNIYMHLSPTMKTFGTAVNPEFGNVEETGILVTIEDVYQDKKERHLTY
- a CDS encoding DUF1572 family protein codes for the protein MNHEFARCFTKDLDSLAKELALCDEDTLLWQVPPGIANSIGNLTQHLIGNLNHFIGATLGETGYVRNRDTEFSNRYFSKVELISELEKTSKMLEKVLGSLTQEQLDKSYPYETFGYSMTTNHMIAKLASHLGYHLGQINYLRRIISGGN
- a CDS encoding glycerophosphodiester phosphodiesterase, which translates into the protein MCFKGMFTFIFLLLFSTACRKSENRFPDTKIGGHACAGLSVSNNNYHDNSLEAYKYARSFEGVEVIEVDVQLSKNGTLWLFHDRELSDQSSGTGAVAQVEDSYLSTLKYRSLEKEKLIRLEDLPADLKGLTLQLDLKESDGTTSGFIDSTTLLQALIQAQSYFSNGNLEIISNSGRFVPTMKSLGFTVYLDAINAAYFFNHPMNTYADGASFRNSEITDSDVNSIKFAGKKVIIYDVRSATGIVSAFEKKPTVLLTDDIKATLIEKYK